One genomic window of Tribolium castaneum strain GA2 chromosome 10, icTriCast1.1, whole genome shotgun sequence includes the following:
- the Ptp69D gene encoding tyrosine-protein phosphatase 69D isoform X3: MFACQAHYFGIFLIVCVFSKNYVKCNAVDPDDDERAVTIEVLNYNPNQLPFGGNVTIICKSVWIDSFILWTFSEKNITDGENGFKLEMESENINTKSGKKSEVSILHIVNLDLRHVGEYTCHSTHKYEPALDFCKITLNVTLPAQIVQISPPIHTKLHQDIELFCVIDGYPLEEIKWFRDSDLLPAELWSTKILNDTRKNTTLTVKEVTKKDNATYTCVAASGPTSANATSAILVLDKPQVSIDFVKAIGINKIYFNWTVNDGNDPQNLRYTIQYMSSGDSNWIYLQEQIDGKKRSHVLNGNFKNNTEYKLRIMAKNSEGESQYSISDPVRMLSEDPVFIPEVKVTGVTVSSITISWSTPTEDLKDHVQYYTLYLKTDNSSFNAIHPASKENYHMFSELDPATTYNFQVAACSEYSGICGPPSDAVNGTTMDGISGPPSKPTIQCRFDNISQVSFVHVTWQAPVKPHGMIISYNVHLEGSASFINDQGLLEHTTWGPKLKSVRENTFNTRFNNVSANTNYTVKISGVTRTKKNGEAVELHCTMPSMLPDKQKLSQLYWLKMEEQGKWLFKLLLPRVSERNGPICCYRIYLVRMEDQQKLAELPTPEDLSIVSYQEAHRTPRGGAYVAEMFTSDTFQGEVFLGDDQVFNLTSNQCDECIGLRPYNTPREVKKDDTNSTVNRVRRDERLSDPLPPFDGTLDISSNYTGFVEIIVYGNSSKSSTIAAYSNYLVMMNPGPEVVAAPSTGTLSLVVQILCGLVMIVLLLLGALCILHHYTKQAHAQAVEITFRTSLSKGELVAAYIERHRDSDYGFQQEFELLPDRFSDRTTRASDARENVYKNRYPDIKAYDQTRVKLSQIDSIAGSDYVNANFVMGYKERKKFICAQGPMDTTVNDFWRMIWEQHLELILMLTNLEEYSKTKCAKYWPDKCDGDKCFGDITVTHVQETRYSDYIVRELRISRNAPGKDKEERQITQYHYLVWKDFMAPEHPNGIIKFIKRVNEAYSIEKGCILIHCSAGVGRTGTLVALDCLLQQLKEEEHVSIFNTICDLRHQRNFLVQSLKQYIFIYRALMEVAQYGDTEIGANELKVTVDKLRQCDKDRAKCKLEEEFENILNAFEDRKSCSVAKGDENREKNRSDVVIPYDRNRVILTPLSGKEHSTYINASFIEGYDNTESFIITQDPTESTINDFWRMISEQGISVIVMLSELGEGKCPRYWPDEDEGTYDHITVRYEQAESCPYYTRREMYIKSRDCDDQRVIHLQYHGWPTVDGEVPEVTRGLIELVDHSQASLVHNDCSPSMVVHCSLGSDRSSMFVGLTILVQQLRTEKRVDVFTVTRKLRSQRNGLINSYAQYEFLHRAIVNYAELHGLCD; the protein is encoded by the exons ATGTTCGCATGCCAAGCCCAttattttggtatttttttaattgtttgtgttttttcaaaaaattatgtcaaatgTAACGCCGTTG ATCCGGACGATGACGAAAGGGCTGTAACCATAGAAGTATTAAATTATAACCCAAACCAGTTGCCTTTTGGGGGAAACGTGACGATAATCTGCAAGTCCGTATGGATCGACAGTTTTATATTGTGGACGTTTAGCGAGAAAAACATCACCGATGGGGAGAACGG GTTTAAGCTGGAAATGGAGAGCGAGAATATCAATACGAAGTCGGGGAAAAAATCGGAAGTCTCGATTTTGCACATCGTGAACCTAGACTTGCGACATGTGGGGGAGTACACTTGTCACAGCACACACAAATACGAGCCCGCCTTAGATTTCTGTAAAATAACATTGAACGTCACCCTGCCTGCGCAAATAGTACAAATATCGCCTCCAATCCACACGAAGCTGCACCAAGACATTGAGCTATTTTGCGTCATTGACGGATATCCTCTTGAGgaaataaaatggtttagagaTAGTGACTTGTTACCGGCTGAACTCTGGTCAACGAAAATCCTGAACGATACCAGGAAAAACACGACGCTCACGGTCAAAGAAGTGACGAAAAAAGACAACGCGACTTACACCTGCGTGGCCGCCTCGGGGCCCACGTCAGCCAACGCAACTTCCGCAATTCTAGTCCTAGACAAGCCTCAAGTCAGTATCGACTTCGTCAAAGCCATCGGAATCAACAAAATCTACTTCAACTGGACCGTCAACGACGGCAACGACCCCCAAAACCTGCGCTACACCATCCAGTACATGTCGTCCGGCGACTCCAACTGGATCTACCTCCAGGAGCAAATCGACGGGAAGAAGCGCTCGCACGTTCTGAACGGCAACTTCAAAAACAACACCGAGTACAAGCTGCGGATCATGGCGAAGAACTCCGAAGGCGAGAGCCAGTACTCCATCAGCGACCCGGTGCGCATGCTGTCTGAAGACCCGGTCTTTATCCCGGAAGTTAAAGTGACTGGGGTGACCGTCAGCTCGATCACGATCAGTTGGTCCACGCCGACGGAGGATTTGAAGGACCACGTTCAGTATTACACGCTTTATTTGAAAACGGACAACTCGTCTTTTAACGCAATACACCCGGCCTCCAAGGAGAATTATCACATGTTTTCGGAGCTGGATCCGGCCACAACGTACAATTTCCAAGTGGCGGCGTGCAGCGAATACAGCGGTATTTGTGGGCCCCCTTCGGACGCTGTTAATGGGACCACCATGGACGGGATTTCCGGGCCCCCGTCGAAGCCCACGATTCAATGCCGGTTTGACAACATCAGCCAAGTGTCCTTCGTGCATGTGACCTGGCAGGCGCCAGTCAAACCGCACGGGATGATAATCTcatataac GTTCATCTGGAGGGCAGCGCGTCGTTTATAAACGACCAGGGCCTTCTCGAGCACACCACCTGGGGGCCGAAGCTGAAAAGCGTCCGCGAGAACACCTTCAACACCCGTTTTAACAACGTTTCGGCCAACACGAACTACACCGTCAAAATCAGTGGCGTAACACGCACGAAAAAGAACGGCGAAGCTGTCGAATTACACTGTACCATGCCGTCTATGTTACCCGACAAACAAAAACTGTCGCAGTTGTATTGGCTCAAAATGGAAGAGCAGGGAAAATGGCTCTTCAAACTCCTTCTACCTCGCGTTTCGGAACGTAACGGTCCGATTTGTTGCTATCGCATTTATTTGGTACGAATGGAAGACCAACAGAAGTTAGCTGAATTACCGACACCGGAAGACTTGTCTATTGTGTCGTACCAAGAGGCTCACCGGACGCCACGTGGGGGCGCCTACGTCGCAGAGATGTTCACTAGTGATACGTTTCAAGGGGAGGTGTTCCTGGGGGATGACCAGGTTTTTAATTTGACGAGTAATCAATGCGATGAGTGTATTGGTTTGCGTCCCTATAACACTCCCAGAGAGGTTAAGAAGGATGATACAAATAGTACTGTAAATAGGGTCAGGAGGGACGAACGTCTAAGTGACCCTTTACCACCCTTTGATGGCACACTTGATATTAGTAGTAATTACACTGGGTTTGTGGAAATCATCG TTTATGGCAATAGCAGTAAATCGTCGACGATTGCAGCTTATAGTAATTATTTGGTGATGATGAACCCTGGGCCTGAAGTCGTAGCAGCGCCTTCTACAGGCACTTTGAGTCTCGTAGTTCAGATTCTGTGCGGTTTGGTGATGATAGTGCTCCTCTTATTGGGGGCTTTGTGCATTTTGCATCACTACACGAAGCAGGCGCATGCCCAAGCCGTGGAGATCACATTCAGGACCTCCCTCAG CAAAGGGGAGCTCGTCGCAGCGTATATAGAGCGACACAGAGACTCGGATTATGGCTTCCAACAAGAATTCGAATTGCTACCAGATCGATTTTCCGACCGGACGACGCGAGCGTCCGATGCTAGAGAAAACGTTTACAAGAATCGGTATCCCGATATCAAGGCTTACGACCAGACTAGAGTCAAACTATCGCAAATTGATAGCATAGCAGGGTCCGATTACGTAAACGCAAACTTTGTGATGGGGTACAAGGAgcggaaaaaatttatttgcgcACAAGGACCCATGGACACCACCGTCAACGACTTCTGGCGGATGATTTGGGAGCAACACCTCGAACTGATTCTCATGCTCACGAACTTAGAGGAGTATAGCAAGACGAAGTGTGCCAAATACTGGCCCGATAAATGCGACGGTGATAAGTGTTTTGGTGATATAACGGTTACTCATGTACAGGAAACTAGATACTCGGATTATATTGTAAGGGAGTTGCGGATCTCACGGAATGCGCCGGGAAAAGACAAGGAGGAGCGACAAATCACACAATACCACTACCTCGTCTGGAAGGACTTCATGGCTCCGGAACATCCGAACGGCATTATTAAATTCATAAAGCGCGTCAATGAGGCATATTCGATCGAGAAGGGGTGTATTTTGATCCACTGTAGCGCGGGGGTTGGCAGAACCGGGACTTTGGTGGCACTGGACTGCCTCTTGCAACAGTTGAAGGAGGAGGAGCATGTCTCGATTTTCAACACGATATGTGATTTGAGACACCAACGGAACTTCCTGGTCCAGTCATTGAAACAGtacatatttatttaccgCGCTTTGATGGAAGTAGCTCAATATGGCGACACGGAAATCGGCGCCAACGAACTCAAAGTAACAGTAGACAAATTAAGACAATGTGATAAAGACAGAGCGAAATGTAAATTAGAGGAGGAGTTTGAG aACATACTGAACGCGTTCGAGGACCGGAAATCGTGCTCGGTTGCGAAAGGCGACGAAAATCGGGAAAAGAATCGCTCAGATGTAGTCATTCCATACGATAGGAACAGGGTTATATTAACCCCGCTATCAGGCAAGGAACATTCCACTTACATAAACGCCTCGTTTATTGAAGGGTACGACAACACCGAATCGTTTATTATAACGCAAGATCCGACGGAATCGACCATTAATGATTTCTGGAGGATGATTTCCGAGCAGGGGATTAGTGTTATCGTGATGTTGTCAGAGTTAGGCGAAGGCAAGTGTCCAAGGTATTGGCCCGATGAAGATGAGGGGACTTACGATCACATTACTGTGAGATACGAACAGGCGGAAAGTTGTCCCTATTACACGAGGCGCGAAATGTACATCAAGAGTCGCGACTGTGACGACCAGAGAGTCATACATTTGCAATACCATGGGTGGCCCACGGTAGACGGCGAG GTGCCCGAGGTGACGCGGGGCTTGATCGAGTTGGTGGATCATTCTCAGGCCTCTCTGGTGCACAACGACTGTTCGCCCTCTATGGTCGTTCATTGTAGTCTAGGGTCGGATAGAAGTTCGATgtttgtaggactaacaatTCTGGTCCAGCAACTACGTACCGAAAAACGAGTCGACGTGTTTACAGTAACGCGAAAATTGCGTTCACAAAGAAACGGACTTATAAATTCATAC GCGCAGTATGAATTCCTACATCGAGCTATTGTAAATTATGCCGAATTGCACGGACTTTGTGACTAA
- the Ptp69D gene encoding tyrosine-protein phosphatase 69D isoform X2, protein MFACQAHYFGIFLIVCVFSKNYVKCNAVDPDDDERAVTIEVLNYNPNQLPFGGNVTIICKSVWIDSFILWTFSEKNITDGENGFKLEMESENINTKSGKKSEVSILHIVNLDLRHVGEYTCHSTHKYEPALDFCKITLNVTLPAQIVQISPPIHTKLHQDIELFCVIDGYPLEEIKWFRDSDLLPAELWSTKILNDTRKNTTLTVKEVTKKDNATYTCVAASGPTSANATSAILVLDKPQVSIDFVKAIGINKIYFNWTVNDGNDPQNLRYTIQYMSSGDSNWIYLQEQIDGKKRSHVLNGNFKNNTEYKLRIMAKNSEGESQYSISDPVRMLSEDPVFIPEVKVTGVTVSSITISWSTPTEDLKDHVQYYTLYLKTDNSSFNAIHPASKENYHMFSELDPATTYNFQVAACSEYSGICGPPSDAVNGTTMDGISGPPSKPTIQCRFDNISQVSFVHVTWQAPVKPHGMIISYNVHLEGSASFINDQGLLEHTTWGPKLKSVRENTFNTRFNNVSANTNYTVKISGVTRTKKNGEAVELHCTMPSMLPDKQKLSQLYWLKMEEQGKWLFKLLLPRVSERNGPICCYRIYLVRMEDQQKLAELPTPEDLSIVSYQEAHRTPRGGAYVAEMFTSDTFQGEVFLGDDQVFNLTSNQCDECIGLRPYNTPREVKKDDTNSTVNRVRRDERLSDPLPPFDGTLDISSNYTGFVEIIVYGNSSKSSTIAAYSNYLVMMNPGPEVVAAPSTGTLSLVVQILCGLVMIVLLLLGALCILHHYTKQAHAQAVEITFRTSLRSLRGRQRLVSLNPPDMCPISKGELVAAYIERHRDSDYGFQQEFELLPDRFSDRTTRASDARENVYKNRYPDIKAYDQTRVKLSQIDSIAGSDYVNANFVMGYKERKKFICAQGPMDTTVNDFWRMIWEQHLELILMLTNLEEYSKTKCAKYWPDKCDGDKCFGDITVTHVQETRYSDYIVRELRISRNAPGKDKEERQITQYHYLVWKDFMAPEHPNGIIKFIKRVNEAYSIEKGCILIHCSAGVGRTGTLVALDCLLQQLKEEEHVSIFNTICDLRHQRNFLVQSLKQYIFIYRALMEVAQYGDTEIGANELKVTVDKLRQCDKDRAKCKLEEEFENILNAFEDRKSCSVAKGDENREKNRSDVVIPYDRNRVILTPLSGKEHSTYINASFIEGYDNTESFIITQDPTESTINDFWRMISEQGISVIVMLSELGEGKCPRYWPDEDEGTYDHITVRYEQAESCPYYTRREMYIKSRDCDDQRVIHLQYHGWPTVDGEVPEVTRGLIELVDHSQASLVHNDCSPSMVVHCSLGSDRSSMFVGLTILVQQLRTEKRVDVFTVTRKLRSQRNGLINSYAQYEFLHRAIVNYAELHGLCD, encoded by the exons ATGTTCGCATGCCAAGCCCAttattttggtatttttttaattgtttgtgttttttcaaaaaattatgtcaaatgTAACGCCGTTG ATCCGGACGATGACGAAAGGGCTGTAACCATAGAAGTATTAAATTATAACCCAAACCAGTTGCCTTTTGGGGGAAACGTGACGATAATCTGCAAGTCCGTATGGATCGACAGTTTTATATTGTGGACGTTTAGCGAGAAAAACATCACCGATGGGGAGAACGG GTTTAAGCTGGAAATGGAGAGCGAGAATATCAATACGAAGTCGGGGAAAAAATCGGAAGTCTCGATTTTGCACATCGTGAACCTAGACTTGCGACATGTGGGGGAGTACACTTGTCACAGCACACACAAATACGAGCCCGCCTTAGATTTCTGTAAAATAACATTGAACGTCACCCTGCCTGCGCAAATAGTACAAATATCGCCTCCAATCCACACGAAGCTGCACCAAGACATTGAGCTATTTTGCGTCATTGACGGATATCCTCTTGAGgaaataaaatggtttagagaTAGTGACTTGTTACCGGCTGAACTCTGGTCAACGAAAATCCTGAACGATACCAGGAAAAACACGACGCTCACGGTCAAAGAAGTGACGAAAAAAGACAACGCGACTTACACCTGCGTGGCCGCCTCGGGGCCCACGTCAGCCAACGCAACTTCCGCAATTCTAGTCCTAGACAAGCCTCAAGTCAGTATCGACTTCGTCAAAGCCATCGGAATCAACAAAATCTACTTCAACTGGACCGTCAACGACGGCAACGACCCCCAAAACCTGCGCTACACCATCCAGTACATGTCGTCCGGCGACTCCAACTGGATCTACCTCCAGGAGCAAATCGACGGGAAGAAGCGCTCGCACGTTCTGAACGGCAACTTCAAAAACAACACCGAGTACAAGCTGCGGATCATGGCGAAGAACTCCGAAGGCGAGAGCCAGTACTCCATCAGCGACCCGGTGCGCATGCTGTCTGAAGACCCGGTCTTTATCCCGGAAGTTAAAGTGACTGGGGTGACCGTCAGCTCGATCACGATCAGTTGGTCCACGCCGACGGAGGATTTGAAGGACCACGTTCAGTATTACACGCTTTATTTGAAAACGGACAACTCGTCTTTTAACGCAATACACCCGGCCTCCAAGGAGAATTATCACATGTTTTCGGAGCTGGATCCGGCCACAACGTACAATTTCCAAGTGGCGGCGTGCAGCGAATACAGCGGTATTTGTGGGCCCCCTTCGGACGCTGTTAATGGGACCACCATGGACGGGATTTCCGGGCCCCCGTCGAAGCCCACGATTCAATGCCGGTTTGACAACATCAGCCAAGTGTCCTTCGTGCATGTGACCTGGCAGGCGCCAGTCAAACCGCACGGGATGATAATCTcatataac GTTCATCTGGAGGGCAGCGCGTCGTTTATAAACGACCAGGGCCTTCTCGAGCACACCACCTGGGGGCCGAAGCTGAAAAGCGTCCGCGAGAACACCTTCAACACCCGTTTTAACAACGTTTCGGCCAACACGAACTACACCGTCAAAATCAGTGGCGTAACACGCACGAAAAAGAACGGCGAAGCTGTCGAATTACACTGTACCATGCCGTCTATGTTACCCGACAAACAAAAACTGTCGCAGTTGTATTGGCTCAAAATGGAAGAGCAGGGAAAATGGCTCTTCAAACTCCTTCTACCTCGCGTTTCGGAACGTAACGGTCCGATTTGTTGCTATCGCATTTATTTGGTACGAATGGAAGACCAACAGAAGTTAGCTGAATTACCGACACCGGAAGACTTGTCTATTGTGTCGTACCAAGAGGCTCACCGGACGCCACGTGGGGGCGCCTACGTCGCAGAGATGTTCACTAGTGATACGTTTCAAGGGGAGGTGTTCCTGGGGGATGACCAGGTTTTTAATTTGACGAGTAATCAATGCGATGAGTGTATTGGTTTGCGTCCCTATAACACTCCCAGAGAGGTTAAGAAGGATGATACAAATAGTACTGTAAATAGGGTCAGGAGGGACGAACGTCTAAGTGACCCTTTACCACCCTTTGATGGCACACTTGATATTAGTAGTAATTACACTGGGTTTGTGGAAATCATCG TTTATGGCAATAGCAGTAAATCGTCGACGATTGCAGCTTATAGTAATTATTTGGTGATGATGAACCCTGGGCCTGAAGTCGTAGCAGCGCCTTCTACAGGCACTTTGAGTCTCGTAGTTCAGATTCTGTGCGGTTTGGTGATGATAGTGCTCCTCTTATTGGGGGCTTTGTGCATTTTGCATCACTACACGAAGCAGGCGCATGCCCAAGCCGTGGAGATCACATTCAGGACCTCCCTCAG GAGCCTGCGGGGTCGTCAACGCTTAGTATCTCTAAATCCTCCCGATATGTGCCCCATTAGCAAAGGGGAGCTCGTCGCAGCGTATATAGAGCGACACAGAGACTCGGATTATGGCTTCCAACAAGAATTCGAATTGCTACCAGATCGATTTTCCGACCGGACGACGCGAGCGTCCGATGCTAGAGAAAACGTTTACAAGAATCGGTATCCCGATATCAAGGCTTACGACCAGACTAGAGTCAAACTATCGCAAATTGATAGCATAGCAGGGTCCGATTACGTAAACGCAAACTTTGTGATGGGGTACAAGGAgcggaaaaaatttatttgcgcACAAGGACCCATGGACACCACCGTCAACGACTTCTGGCGGATGATTTGGGAGCAACACCTCGAACTGATTCTCATGCTCACGAACTTAGAGGAGTATAGCAAGACGAAGTGTGCCAAATACTGGCCCGATAAATGCGACGGTGATAAGTGTTTTGGTGATATAACGGTTACTCATGTACAGGAAACTAGATACTCGGATTATATTGTAAGGGAGTTGCGGATCTCACGGAATGCGCCGGGAAAAGACAAGGAGGAGCGACAAATCACACAATACCACTACCTCGTCTGGAAGGACTTCATGGCTCCGGAACATCCGAACGGCATTATTAAATTCATAAAGCGCGTCAATGAGGCATATTCGATCGAGAAGGGGTGTATTTTGATCCACTGTAGCGCGGGGGTTGGCAGAACCGGGACTTTGGTGGCACTGGACTGCCTCTTGCAACAGTTGAAGGAGGAGGAGCATGTCTCGATTTTCAACACGATATGTGATTTGAGACACCAACGGAACTTCCTGGTCCAGTCATTGAAACAGtacatatttatttaccgCGCTTTGATGGAAGTAGCTCAATATGGCGACACGGAAATCGGCGCCAACGAACTCAAAGTAACAGTAGACAAATTAAGACAATGTGATAAAGACAGAGCGAAATGTAAATTAGAGGAGGAGTTTGAG aACATACTGAACGCGTTCGAGGACCGGAAATCGTGCTCGGTTGCGAAAGGCGACGAAAATCGGGAAAAGAATCGCTCAGATGTAGTCATTCCATACGATAGGAACAGGGTTATATTAACCCCGCTATCAGGCAAGGAACATTCCACTTACATAAACGCCTCGTTTATTGAAGGGTACGACAACACCGAATCGTTTATTATAACGCAAGATCCGACGGAATCGACCATTAATGATTTCTGGAGGATGATTTCCGAGCAGGGGATTAGTGTTATCGTGATGTTGTCAGAGTTAGGCGAAGGCAAGTGTCCAAGGTATTGGCCCGATGAAGATGAGGGGACTTACGATCACATTACTGTGAGATACGAACAGGCGGAAAGTTGTCCCTATTACACGAGGCGCGAAATGTACATCAAGAGTCGCGACTGTGACGACCAGAGAGTCATACATTTGCAATACCATGGGTGGCCCACGGTAGACGGCGAG GTGCCCGAGGTGACGCGGGGCTTGATCGAGTTGGTGGATCATTCTCAGGCCTCTCTGGTGCACAACGACTGTTCGCCCTCTATGGTCGTTCATTGTAGTCTAGGGTCGGATAGAAGTTCGATgtttgtaggactaacaatTCTGGTCCAGCAACTACGTACCGAAAAACGAGTCGACGTGTTTACAGTAACGCGAAAATTGCGTTCACAAAGAAACGGACTTATAAATTCATAC GCGCAGTATGAATTCCTACATCGAGCTATTGTAAATTATGCCGAATTGCACGGACTTTGTGACTAA